Proteins encoded together in one Undibacterium sp. CCC3.4 window:
- a CDS encoding peroxiredoxin, translated as MISPPLTKEITVAPSALNCQVPQFSAAMTGEHPFASSDYAGKQVILYFYPKDNTPGCTTESIAFRDLYEQFSARNTVIFGISRDSLRSHSGFKAKLALPFELISDPEEILCNLFNVMKMKNMYGKQVRGIERSTFIIDASGQLVKEWRGVKVAGHVDEVLEFVSASTPLTN; from the coding sequence ATGATTTCTCCACCCCTAACCAAGGAGATCACAGTGGCGCCTTCCGCACTGAATTGCCAAGTACCGCAGTTTTCCGCCGCGATGACCGGCGAGCACCCGTTTGCCAGCAGCGATTATGCTGGAAAACAAGTTATTTTATATTTTTACCCCAAGGATAATACCCCAGGGTGCACCACCGAGAGCATCGCCTTTCGCGATTTATACGAGCAATTTTCCGCTCGCAATACCGTTATATTCGGCATCAGCCGAGACAGCTTGCGCTCGCACTCAGGCTTCAAAGCCAAACTGGCGCTGCCGTTCGAACTCATTTCCGATCCCGAAGAAATTCTGTGCAATCTTTTCAATGTGATGAAAATGAAAAATATGTATGGAAAACAGGTTCGCGGGATAGAGCGCAGCACGTTTATCATTGACGCAAGCGGTCAATTGGTGAAAGAATGGAGAGGCGTGAAAGTAGCCGGACACGTTGATGAAGTACTTGAATTTGTGAGCGCCTCCACCCCTTTGACGAATTGA
- a CDS encoding bifunctional UDP-4-keto-pentose/UDP-xylose synthase, with the protein MKKVLILGVNGFIGHHLSKRILETTDWEVYGMDMQTERLGDMINHPRMHFFEGDITINKEWVEYHVKKCDVILPLVAIATPSTYVKQPLRVFELDFEANLPIVRSAAKYGKHLVFPSTSEVYGMCHDEEFDPEASELICGPINKPRWIYSCAKQLMDRVIWGYGMEGLNFTLFRPFNWIGAGLDNIHTPKEGSSRVVTQFFGHIVRGENISLVDGGAQKRAFTYIDDGIDALMRIIDNQNGIASGKIYNIGNPLNNFSIRELAHMMISLAAEYPEYAETAKQVSLIETTSDAYYGKGYQDVQNRVPKITNTCEELGWKPVTTMPDTMRNIFDAYRSQVAQARALVD; encoded by the coding sequence ATGAAAAAAGTCCTGATCCTCGGCGTGAACGGTTTTATCGGTCACCATTTGTCCAAGCGCATACTCGAAACCACCGATTGGGAAGTCTACGGGATGGACATGCAAACCGAGCGCTTGGGCGACATGATCAACCATCCGCGCATGCACTTTTTTGAAGGTGACATCACCATCAATAAAGAATGGGTCGAATACCACGTCAAAAAATGTGACGTCATTCTGCCGCTGGTGGCCATCGCCACGCCGTCGACTTATGTGAAACAACCGTTGCGGGTATTTGAACTCGATTTCGAAGCGAATTTGCCTATCGTGCGTTCAGCTGCCAAATATGGCAAGCATCTGGTGTTCCCATCGACTTCCGAAGTCTATGGTATGTGCCATGATGAAGAATTCGACCCGGAAGCGTCGGAATTGATCTGCGGCCCGATCAACAAACCACGTTGGATTTATTCCTGTGCCAAGCAGTTGATGGATCGCGTGATCTGGGGTTATGGCATGGAAGGTTTGAATTTCACCCTGTTCCGCCCATTTAACTGGATCGGTGCTGGCTTGGATAATATCCACACGCCAAAAGAAGGCAGCTCGCGCGTCGTCACGCAATTCTTCGGTCATATCGTGCGCGGCGAGAATATTTCGCTGGTCGATGGTGGCGCGCAGAAACGCGCGTTCACGTATATCGATGATGGTATCGATGCGCTCATGCGTATCATCGACAATCAAAACGGTATTGCCAGCGGTAAGATTTACAACATCGGCAATCCTTTGAATAATTTCTCTATTCGCGAATTGGCCCACATGATGATCAGTTTGGCCGCCGAATATCCGGAATATGCCGAAACAGCCAAGCAAGTTTCTCTGATCGAAACCACTTCCGATGCGTATTACGGCAAGGGTTATCAAGACGTGCAAAATCGCGTCCCGAAAATCACCAATACCTGCGAAGAACTCGGTTGGAAGCCAGTTACCACCATGCCTGATACGATGCGCAATATTTTTGATGCCTATCGCTCGCAGGTTGCGCAAGCACGCGCCTTGGTCGACTGA
- a CDS encoding DegT/DnrJ/EryC1/StrS aminotransferase family protein: MSDQLAFLPFTKPSIDEETIASVAEVLRSGWLTSGPKVQALEAQLSEYFGGRPVRTFNSGTCTMEIALRIAGIGVGDEVITTPNSWVATANVIIETGATPVFADIDPKTHNIDLDRVEAVITRRTKAIIPVHMCGLPCDMDKLYALAKKYNLRVIEDAAQAIGSSWKGQRIGSFGDFASFSFQVNKNIMTGEGGCLVLNNAEEAKLAEKFRLQGVSRSGLDGIDVDVLGGKYNMPDLAAAIGLGQLKRLAEFNAKRKQLAQQYFNEFGSDFESLSAAELPVADFTNSNWHMFHLVLPERINRAEFMQQMLDVKIGLGYHYRAIHLFTLYRQRGFTDGMFPIAERIGKQIVSLPLFPSMTQADVTRVVSAVKSRLL, encoded by the coding sequence ATGAGCGATCAACTGGCATTTTTGCCGTTTACCAAACCAAGCATTGATGAAGAAACCATCGCCAGCGTGGCTGAGGTACTGCGTTCGGGCTGGCTGACCAGCGGTCCGAAAGTACAGGCACTCGAAGCGCAGTTGTCGGAATATTTCGGCGGCCGTCCGGTGCGGACTTTTAATTCCGGTACCTGTACCATGGAAATTGCCCTGCGTATCGCTGGCATTGGCGTCGGCGATGAAGTCATTACTACCCCGAATTCTTGGGTTGCGACGGCCAACGTGATCATCGAAACCGGTGCAACTCCGGTGTTCGCCGATATCGATCCGAAAACCCATAACATCGATCTCGATCGGGTCGAAGCCGTGATCACCCGCCGCACCAAGGCCATCATTCCGGTACACATGTGTGGCTTGCCCTGCGATATGGATAAGCTGTATGCCTTGGCAAAAAAATACAATCTGCGCGTGATTGAAGATGCCGCCCAAGCGATCGGTTCGAGCTGGAAAGGTCAGCGCATCGGTTCTTTCGGCGATTTTGCTTCGTTCAGTTTCCAAGTCAATAAAAACATCATGACCGGCGAAGGTGGCTGTCTGGTTCTGAATAATGCCGAAGAAGCCAAACTGGCTGAAAAATTCCGCTTGCAAGGCGTCAGCCGTAGCGGTCTCGATGGCATCGATGTCGACGTCCTCGGTGGTAAATACAATATGCCCGACTTGGCTGCGGCCATTGGCCTGGGGCAATTGAAGCGTCTGGCCGAGTTCAATGCCAAACGCAAGCAATTGGCCCAGCAATACTTCAACGAATTCGGCAGCGACTTCGAAAGCTTGAGCGCTGCCGAATTACCGGTGGCCGATTTCACCAACAGCAACTGGCATATGTTTCATCTGGTGCTGCCGGAGCGTATCAATCGTGCCGAATTCATGCAGCAGATGCTCGATGTGAAGATCGGTCTTGGTTACCACTATCGCGCGATTCATTTGTTTACTTTGTATCGCCAACGCGGCTTTACTGACGGCATGTTCCCGATCGCCGAACGGATAGGTAAACAGATTGTGAGCTTACCTTTATTTCCCTCAATGACACAAGCAGATGTCACACGGGTCGTGTCTGCGGTAAAATCGCGCCTTCTTTGA
- a CDS encoding polysaccharide deacetylase family protein, with amino-acid sequence MPVLVLKIDVDTWRGTREGVPNLVRILQQHQAGATFLFSLGKDHTGWALRRAFRPGFFQKVSRTSVLEHYGVKTLMYGVFLPAPDIGACTVPMRAVQAAGFECGIHTWDHVVWQDNVRTRDAAWTRGQMQQAHAKFSSIFGQPPATHGAAGWQMNATAFAELDRCGMAYASDGRAMLNEDGSLQDPAAGPYRLQVGAQVHSCVQMPTTLPTLDELLGRSIDGVEITLANIAAHILKLTAEGRDHVFTLHAELEGQKLAPILEQLLTGWHEQGYRCASMADYYATISPAELPIRPLTWASLPGRSGDLVAVL; translated from the coding sequence ATGCCTGTTCTGGTTCTGAAGATCGACGTCGATACCTGGCGTGGTACCCGTGAAGGGGTACCGAACTTGGTGCGCATACTACAGCAGCATCAAGCCGGTGCCACCTTCTTGTTTTCGCTCGGTAAAGACCATACCGGTTGGGCCTTGCGACGCGCCTTTCGGCCCGGTTTTTTCCAGAAGGTATCGCGCACTTCTGTGCTCGAACACTATGGGGTGAAAACCCTGATGTACGGCGTATTCTTGCCGGCACCCGACATCGGCGCCTGTACCGTGCCGATGCGGGCCGTGCAAGCGGCCGGTTTTGAGTGTGGCATCCATACTTGGGATCATGTGGTGTGGCAAGACAACGTGCGCACCCGTGATGCTGCTTGGACGCGTGGGCAAATGCAACAGGCACACGCCAAATTCAGCAGTATTTTCGGGCAGCCACCGGCGACGCATGGCGCAGCTGGCTGGCAAATGAATGCCACGGCGTTTGCTGAGCTCGATCGCTGCGGCATGGCCTATGCCTCCGATGGGCGTGCCATGCTCAACGAAGACGGTAGCCTGCAGGATCCCGCAGCCGGACCGTATCGCTTGCAAGTCGGCGCGCAGGTGCACAGCTGCGTGCAAATGCCGACCACCTTGCCCACGCTCGACGAATTATTGGGCCGCAGCATAGATGGCGTCGAGATTACGCTTGCCAATATTGCCGCCCATATATTGAAATTGACCGCTGAGGGTCGCGATCATGTGTTTACTCTGCATGCCGAGCTTGAAGGGCAAAAACTTGCCCCCATATTAGAACAATTGCTGACAGGCTGGCACGAACAGGGCTATCGTTGCGCGTCCATGGCGGACTACTATGCGACGATTTCTCCCGCCGAGCTACCGATACGGCCGCTGACATGGGCCAGTTTGCCCGGACGTTCCGGAGACTTGGTCGCTGTGCTGTAG
- a CDS encoding glycosyltransferase codes for MKPELTVIVPVYNEEAGLSKLFARLYPALDALAARGVRYEVIFVNDGSRDNTALILADQFRVRADVTRVVLFSGNYGQHMAILAGFEASRGDIMVTLDADLQNPPEEIGALVDKMREGYDYVGSIRRKRQDSAWRTYASKAMNRLREKITRIKITDQGNMLRAYGRNVIDLINHCREVNTFVPALAYTFARKPTEIMVEHEERSAGESKYSFYSLIRLNFDLMTGFSIMPLQLFSMLGMVLSLLSAGLVSLLLVRRFIFGAEAEGLFTLFAIAFFLMGVILFGIGLLGEYVGRIYQQVRGRPRYVIQTILQDKEIDEPQSI; via the coding sequence ATGAAACCCGAACTCACCGTTATCGTTCCCGTCTACAACGAAGAAGCCGGCTTGTCCAAGCTCTTCGCGCGACTCTATCCGGCCCTCGATGCGCTGGCTGCCCGCGGCGTCCGTTATGAAGTCATTTTCGTTAATGACGGCAGTCGCGACAATACCGCGTTGATTTTAGCCGACCAATTCCGCGTGCGCGCCGACGTCACCCGTGTGGTACTTTTCAGCGGCAATTACGGCCAGCACATGGCGATCTTGGCTGGATTTGAAGCCAGCCGTGGCGATATCATGGTCACGCTCGATGCCGATTTGCAGAATCCACCGGAAGAAATCGGTGCCTTGGTTGACAAAATGCGCGAAGGTTACGATTACGTCGGCTCGATACGCCGCAAGCGGCAAGACAGCGCTTGGCGCACTTACGCCTCAAAAGCGATGAACCGTTTGCGCGAAAAAATCACCCGCATCAAGATTACCGATCAAGGCAATATGCTGCGCGCTTACGGTCGCAATGTGATCGATCTGATCAATCACTGCAGAGAAGTCAATACCTTCGTGCCGGCACTGGCATACACGTTTGCGCGCAAACCGACGGAAATCATGGTGGAGCATGAAGAGCGTTCGGCCGGCGAATCGAAGTATTCGTTTTACAGTTTGATACGGCTGAACTTCGATCTCATGACCGGTTTCTCCATCATGCCTTTGCAATTGTTTTCCATGTTGGGAATGGTGCTCTCACTGTTATCGGCCGGGCTGGTGTCCTTGCTGCTGGTGCGTCGTTTCATCTTCGGTGCGGAAGCCGAAGGCTTGTTCACCCTGTTTGCGATTGCCTTTTTCCTGATGGGCGTGATTTTATTCGGCATCGGCCTGCTCGGCGAATACGTCGGCCGTATTTACCAGCAAGTACGTGGTCGGCCGCGGTATGTCATACAAACGATTTTGCAAGATAAGGAAATTGATGAACCACAAAGCATCTGA
- a CDS encoding EamA family transporter: MNFNTFGFILTGILLNASAQLLLKKGTNAVGAIHLTAENWFATGVQLATQLPIIGGLACYVISVVVWIIGLSRVDVTIAYPLLSIGYIVNAFGAWYFLGEIMSLQRMLAIAIIIIGVALLVKS; the protein is encoded by the coding sequence ATGAATTTCAATACTTTCGGTTTTATCCTGACCGGTATCTTACTCAATGCCAGCGCCCAGTTATTGCTCAAGAAGGGCACTAATGCCGTTGGGGCGATTCACCTCACGGCGGAAAATTGGTTTGCCACCGGTGTGCAACTGGCGACGCAGCTGCCGATTATCGGTGGCTTGGCTTGTTATGTCATTTCGGTGGTGGTGTGGATCATCGGTTTGTCGCGCGTCGATGTCACCATCGCCTACCCATTACTATCTATCGGTTATATTGTTAATGCCTTCGGTGCGTGGTATTTCCTCGGCGAAATCATGTCCTTGCAACGCATGCTGGCGATTGCCATCATCATTATCGGCGTGGCTTTGCTGGTTAAAAGCTAA
- a CDS encoding PhoH family protein has product MPLPKMPTKPAALLSPKDYPQAVAGKPAKALKATAPEKAKPPVAKKITPPPAPAVIAAAPARAEAPPRAKLAPAIAAIAKQKIAANPVKSVASRAADKSGVTKLFVLDTNVLMHDPSSLFRFEEHDVYLPMITLEELDDHKKGMSEVARNARQISRSLDALVGDIDNGAIEKGIALSKLGNKDARGHLFFQTKLQIAELPQGLPQGKADNQILSVVRSLEAEFPGRPVVLVSKDINMRIKARAMGLPAEDYFNDHVLEDSDLLYTGIVQLPADFWNKHGKGIETWQENKNGLSTTFYRITGPVIPTLLVNQFVYLEPNNGEASFYGQVRQINGKTAVLQTLRDYGHIKHSVWGVTSRNREQNFALNLLMDPDCDFVTLLGQAGTGKTLLALAAGLAQVLETKTYSEIIVTRVTVPVGEDIGFLPGTEEEKMSPWMGAFDDNLEVLNKSDNDAGDWGRAATQDLIRSKIKIKSLNFMRGRTFVNKFLIIDEAQNLTPKQVKTLVTRAGPGTKIVCLGNIAQIDTPYLTEGSSGLTYVVDRFKGWAHSGHVTLARGERSRLADHASEIL; this is encoded by the coding sequence ATGCCATTGCCAAAAATGCCCACAAAACCCGCAGCATTGCTGTCGCCAAAGGACTATCCGCAGGCAGTTGCTGGCAAGCCCGCCAAGGCACTGAAGGCCACCGCGCCAGAGAAAGCCAAACCGCCGGTTGCTAAAAAAATTACGCCGCCGCCAGCGCCGGCAGTGATTGCCGCCGCCCCTGCGCGCGCCGAAGCGCCGCCACGGGCGAAACTGGCACCGGCCATTGCCGCCATCGCCAAGCAAAAAATCGCTGCCAATCCAGTCAAGTCCGTGGCCAGTCGTGCCGCTGACAAGTCGGGCGTGACCAAGCTCTTTGTGCTCGACACCAATGTGCTCATGCATGATCCTTCATCCTTATTCCGTTTCGAAGAGCATGATGTTTATTTGCCGATGATCACGCTCGAAGAGCTTGATGATCACAAAAAAGGCATGTCTGAAGTAGCCCGCAATGCGCGCCAGATTTCTCGCTCACTCGATGCCTTGGTGGGCGATATCGATAATGGCGCAATCGAAAAAGGCATCGCCTTATCGAAATTAGGTAACAAAGACGCGCGCGGCCACCTGTTCTTTCAAACCAAATTACAAATCGCTGAATTGCCGCAGGGCTTACCGCAAGGCAAAGCCGATAACCAAATACTGAGCGTGGTACGCTCACTCGAAGCAGAATTCCCGGGCCGTCCGGTGGTACTGGTGTCGAAAGATATCAATATGCGCATTAAAGCGCGCGCCATGGGCTTGCCGGCGGAAGATTACTTCAATGATCATGTGCTCGAAGATTCCGATTTGCTGTACACCGGTATCGTCCAATTACCGGCCGATTTCTGGAATAAGCATGGCAAGGGCATAGAAACTTGGCAAGAAAATAAAAATGGCCTGAGCACCACTTTTTACCGCATCACCGGTCCGGTCATTCCTACGCTCTTGGTGAATCAGTTTGTCTATCTCGAACCGAATAATGGCGAAGCTTCGTTTTACGGTCAGGTGCGCCAGATCAATGGCAAAACTGCCGTTCTGCAAACCTTACGCGATTACGGTCACATCAAGCACAGCGTGTGGGGCGTCACCTCGCGCAATCGCGAGCAAAATTTTGCCCTCAATTTGCTGATGGATCCGGACTGCGATTTCGTCACCCTGCTCGGTCAAGCCGGTACCGGCAAGACCTTGTTGGCCTTGGCGGCGGGCTTGGCACAAGTGTTGGAAACCAAAACTTACAGTGAAATCATTGTCACCCGTGTGACCGTCCCTGTCGGCGAAGATATCGGTTTCTTGCCTGGCACGGAAGAAGAAAAAATGTCGCCATGGATGGGTGCCTTCGATGACAATTTGGAAGTTCTCAACAAATCCGACAACGATGCCGGCGATTGGGGACGCGCCGCGACACAAGATTTGATACGCTCCAAGATCAAAATCAAGTCACTCAATTTCATGCGCGGCCGTACTTTCGTCAATAAATTCCTGATCATCGACGAAGCGCAGAATCTCACGCCTAAGCAAGTCAAGACCTTGGTAACGCGGGCCGGCCCTGGCACGAAGATCGTATGTTTGGGCAATATCGCCCAGATTGACACCCCGTATCTGACGGAAGGATCGAGTGGTTTGACCTATGTGGTCGATCGTTTCAAAGGCTGGGCCCATAGCGGCCACGTGACCTTGGCACGGGGCGAACGTTCGCGTCTGGCTGATCACGCGAGTGAAATTTTGTAA
- a CDS encoding formyltransferase translates to MNHKASDPVPSRAVVFAYHNVGVRSIKTLLARGITISLVVTHEDNPAETIWFDSVAALCAEHGIACIAPADPSTPAVHEQIAALQPEFIFSFYYRHMLPAALLALATRGAFNLHGSLLPKYRGRVPVNWAVLHGETETGATLHEMAAKPDAGAIIAQTMVPILPDDTAYEVFGKLTVAAEQTLWHAVPELIAGTVKRHPNLLSAGSYFGGRKPEDGRIDWNQPAQAVYNLHRAVAPPYPGAFFEQFGKHFIIEKARLSNLPATDLPMGLHVVDNVILGICGDGHAIQIIALRCDDALVTATELQQLAH, encoded by the coding sequence ATGAACCACAAAGCATCTGATCCGGTCCCAAGCCGTGCCGTAGTGTTCGCCTACCATAATGTCGGCGTGCGCAGTATCAAGACCTTGTTGGCGCGCGGTATCACGATCAGTTTGGTGGTGACGCACGAAGATAATCCGGCCGAAACCATCTGGTTCGATTCGGTCGCAGCCCTGTGTGCCGAACACGGGATTGCCTGTATCGCCCCGGCCGACCCGAGCACACCCGCCGTGCACGAGCAAATTGCGGCACTGCAGCCCGAGTTTATTTTCAGTTTTTACTATCGCCACATGCTGCCAGCGGCGCTGTTAGCCTTAGCTACGCGCGGCGCCTTTAATTTGCACGGTTCGCTGCTGCCGAAATACCGTGGACGGGTACCGGTGAATTGGGCGGTATTGCATGGCGAAACAGAAACCGGCGCGACGCTGCACGAGATGGCCGCCAAACCCGATGCTGGTGCCATTATTGCTCAAACGATGGTGCCGATTTTGCCCGACGACACAGCCTACGAAGTTTTTGGCAAGCTGACAGTTGCGGCGGAACAAACATTATGGCATGCTGTGCCCGAATTAATTGCCGGCACGGTTAAGCGGCACCCTAACCTGTTAAGCGCGGGCAGTTATTTCGGCGGACGTAAGCCGGAAGATGGCCGCATAGACTGGAATCAGCCGGCTCAGGCGGTGTATAACTTGCACCGAGCCGTCGCGCCACCGTATCCGGGTGCCTTTTTTGAGCAATTTGGCAAGCATTTCATTATTGAAAAAGCACGTTTGTCAAATTTGCCAGCAACAGATTTGCCGATGGGCTTGCATGTAGTGGATAATGTGATCCTCGGCATCTGTGGTGATGGCCATGCCATCCAAATCATTGCATTACGCTGTGACGACGCACTGGTCACGGCAACAGAATTGCAGCAACTGGCACATTGA
- a CDS encoding LysR family transcriptional regulator, protein MLNIDALIAFVAVIDAGSFTAAAERLGQTPSGISRAIARLESQLSMALITRTTRRLDLTEEGEWLLVRARKVLSDLQDTEEQLIARLSQPAGLVRVSAATPVLNHLLAPLAAAFMDRYPLVRLELISGETVIDLIEARIDLAIRIGPLADSTLNARRLGSSRLRLLASPDYLARHGTPANSAQLSKHRLLGFSAPASLNIWPLPDINGAGFPIQTNIVASSGETLRHLSLGGAGIVCLAEFLTRSDVASGRLVPLLETELLPWHQPVWTVFYKQGALAPRIAALVDFLALGLRTVLDD, encoded by the coding sequence ATGCTCAATATTGATGCGCTGATTGCCTTCGTAGCGGTGATAGATGCCGGCTCCTTTACCGCCGCGGCCGAGCGACTCGGCCAGACACCATCGGGTATCAGTCGCGCCATCGCGCGGCTGGAATCACAGTTAAGCATGGCGCTGATCACGCGCACCACGCGCCGACTCGATCTCACCGAAGAAGGCGAATGGTTGCTGGTGCGCGCACGGAAAGTGTTATCCGATTTGCAGGATACAGAGGAGCAACTGATCGCTCGCCTTTCTCAGCCTGCTGGCTTGGTGCGTGTCAGTGCTGCAACGCCGGTATTGAACCACCTGCTGGCACCCTTGGCAGCGGCGTTTATGGATCGCTACCCGCTCGTGCGGCTCGAACTCATCAGTGGCGAAACGGTGATTGATTTGATCGAAGCCCGGATTGATCTGGCGATTCGTATCGGCCCCTTAGCCGACTCGACTCTGAACGCCAGACGATTGGGAAGCAGTCGCCTGCGTTTGCTGGCATCGCCGGATTACCTGGCGCGCCATGGAACCCCTGCAAATAGCGCTCAGTTGAGCAAGCATAGACTACTCGGCTTTAGCGCGCCTGCTTCACTCAATATATGGCCATTGCCGGATATCAATGGTGCTGGATTTCCAATCCAAACAAACATCGTCGCATCCAGCGGTGAAACTTTGCGTCATTTGAGCCTGGGTGGCGCTGGCATTGTGTGTCTGGCTGAGTTTCTAACCCGTAGCGATGTAGCAAGCGGGCGATTAGTGCCATTGCTGGAAACTGAGTTACTGCCGTGGCACCAACCGGTGTGGACGGTCTTTTACAAGCAGGGCGCACTGGCACCGCGCATTGCTGCCTTAGTTGATTTTTTAGCGCTGGGACTACGCACTGTCTTAGATGACTGA